One window of Candidatus Aegiribacteria sp. genomic DNA carries:
- a CDS encoding ATP-binding protein, with the protein MIHRRITEELQSRLKEVPAVVLLGPRQTGKTTLALSLAGKCPSIYLDLESEQDKAKLAEAELYLGMHTDKLVILDEIHRAPDLFPVLRGMIDRSRKPGMYLLLGSASLEMLRQSGETLAGRVSYMELDPLDVLETYTDGGNSDPLWLRGGFPDSYLSKSDEASLRWRRDFIKSYLERDIPQFGPRIPAERLRRFWTMLAHNQGGLLNTTALARNMGVDVKTASGYIDLLVDLLLVRRLQPWFKNTRKRLVKSPKAYVRDSGIVHGLLAIENMESLFSHPVVGMSWEGFVIEQLLSVISDRAEPYFYRTSTGAEVDLLLVFPDGDKWAIEIKRSLSPKPGKGFYHSCADIQPAKRFIVYPGSEKYPINADIQAISPVELCSKLKNSL; encoded by the coding sequence ATGATACACAGAAGAATAACTGAAGAGCTGCAAAGCAGGCTGAAAGAGGTCCCGGCGGTGGTGCTACTGGGACCAAGACAGACAGGCAAGACTACTCTCGCCCTGAGCCTGGCGGGTAAATGCCCTTCCATATATCTCGATCTGGAATCTGAACAGGATAAAGCCAAACTTGCAGAGGCGGAATTGTATCTGGGCATGCATACCGATAAACTTGTCATTCTTGACGAGATCCATCGGGCTCCGGATCTGTTTCCAGTTTTAAGAGGTATGATCGACCGCTCAAGAAAACCCGGGATGTATCTGCTTCTGGGATCAGCATCACTGGAAATGCTCCGGCAGTCGGGGGAAACACTGGCCGGACGGGTCAGCTACATGGAACTCGATCCGCTGGATGTTCTGGAAACTTACACTGATGGTGGTAATTCTGATCCTCTCTGGCTGCGCGGCGGTTTTCCCGACAGCTATCTGTCAAAGAGCGATGAAGCCAGCCTCAGATGGAGAAGAGACTTCATCAAATCCTATCTGGAGAGGGACATTCCACAGTTCGGCCCCAGGATCCCCGCTGAAAGATTGCGCCGGTTCTGGACGATGCTTGCTCATAACCAGGGAGGGTTGCTGAATACAACGGCTCTCGCCAGAAACATGGGAGTGGACGTTAAAACCGCTTCAGGGTACATTGATCTGCTTGTTGACCTGCTCCTTGTCAGAAGACTCCAGCCCTGGTTTAAAAACACTCGAAAGCGACTGGTTAAATCCCCTAAGGCTTATGTTCGGGACAGCGGCATTGTTCACGGGCTGCTGGCAATAGAAAACATGGAGTCTCTATTTTCGCATCCTGTTGTGGGAATGAGCTGGGAGGGTTTTGTGATCGAGCAGCTTCTCTCAGTGATCTCGGATAGAGCCGAACCATACTTCTACCGAACCTCTACCGGGGCTGAAGTAGATCTGTTGCTTGTTTTTCCCGACGGGGATAAATGGGCCATTGAAATAAAGAGAAGCCTTTCTCCCAAACCGGGAAAGGGGTTTTACCACTCCTGTGCTGACATTCAGCCTGCAAAAAGGTTTATCGTTTATCCAGGCAGTGAAAAGTATCCCATAAACGCTGATATTCAGGCGATATCTCCTGTGGAGCTATGTAGTAAACTGAAAAACTCTCTGTGA